A window from Haloplanus rubicundus encodes these proteins:
- a CDS encoding DUF7837 family putative zinc-binding protein, whose translation MIFCDYARLRYDSTQSLHRNITLQPVGGELSHAPFLLLITYDTPKHGQCPECDENISAAHVLVEYE comes from the coding sequence GTGATTTTTTGCGACTACGCTCGTCTCAGGTACGATTCCACACAAAGCTTACACCGAAACATAACTCTACAGCCAGTTGGAGGGGAATTGTCACACGCTCCCTTCCTTCTCCTGATAACCTACGATACTCCGAAACACGGGCAATGTCCGGAGTGTGATGAGAACATTTCTGCTGCACACGTCTTGGTTGAATA